The Chlamydia trachomatis A/HAR-13 nucleotide sequence GATCATAATGACCAAAGCAAAGAACAACGAGGCAATAGTGTGCAGAAGAGGTCTTGGAATTAAACTATACGCAGCACTGCGCTCTTCCAATCGAGCAATCTCATCATTTTTCTGACAATACTTACTAAAAGAAAACTGCTCAGTTCTAAATACTTTTACTGTAAGAATACCTAAAAGAAAATCCAATAACGCAGCGGCAGAATGATCTTGACTCTTTTGAATTCGTTTAGCCAATGCTTTAACTTTCTTTGCAATGATAACAATTGGCAAAATAAAAATAGGGAACGCTAAACAAACACAAGCACAAAATTTCCAAGAAATAGACAAGCACACTACTAAGGCTAAAGTCATAGTGATAGGAGCCTGAATGTAATTCACCATAAGGGCATTAATAGCTAATGCAATCATAGATGAATCTGCTATCACACGACTACTTAGATTCCCCATATCGTGTGCATGAAAGAATGTCATCGGGAGCGTTTGTAAAGCTAAGAAGTAATCTTTACGTAAAGAGCAGCTCACACGAATAGCAATTAATTGTGCTAAAAACCTCTGAAAAAATAGCGTTGTTGATTTCAAAATAGCAACAACTACTAGAAAAATCGCGAGGCATTGCAAACGAGAAAAGTCAAAACAACCAGAGAGATAGGCGGAAAGCCTTTTTGTTATTGACTGAGAGCCTCCTGAATGTTTCGCAATATAAGCATTCGCTTGAGGCAAAGATAGCGTGTCTCCCTCACCAACAATATTATCCCACTGTTCAAGAAGTTGATCTTTGGACAGCTCTTTCCTTTTGACTAAGGAAGCTCCCTCCTGCTTCCCAAAAAGAAGAAACGTATCAGGACCTGTCTTAGCAATAAGACCTAGAGAAAAAATTTCTGCTTGAGACGTTATCGTTAGCCCTAATATGGATAAAAGAGAAAAACCGAATAAAACTAAATGCTTCTTATGCCTCAGAATCGCTTTCAGAAGAAGTTTCATATAGACCTATCGTTCGGAATTTCTGATATCGTTTTTCTAGCAACTCTTCTACCGGTAAATCTTTCAATTTAAGCCATTCTTGAAGGACATATTCTTGAACACTACGATATGTGGCCGCAGGATTGTGATGAGCCCCACCTATGGGTTCTTTGATCACTGCGTCCACAATAGCAAATCCCTTAAGATCCTCTCCATGCATTTTTAACATGGCAGCAGCATCGCTGTTCTTTTTAGGATCTTTCCATAAAATAGAAGCACACCCTTCAGGAGAAATTACAGAATAATACGAGTGTTCTAGCATCGCTACAACATCTCCTATAGCCATTCCTAGAGCGCCTCCTGAACATCCTTCACCAATCACAATTACAATGATTGGGGTAGCTAATCTAGCTAACTCAAATAAGTTTGTCGCAATAGCCCAACCTTGACCTCTTTCTTCGGCTGTTAATCCAGGGAAAGCTCCAGGGGTATCAACGAGAAAGATAATTGGCAAACCGAATTTCTCTGCCATTTTAGCTAAGCGTAGAGCCTTTCTAAAGCCTTCGGGACAAAGCATCCCGAAGTTACGATGCATGCGAGATTTTGTGTCGCAACCCTTTTCTTGCCCTATAAGCATGAAACGCTGCCCTTGAATCTTTGCGAACCCTCCGACAACTGCAGGATCATCTCGGAACGTTCGATCTCCACAAAGTTCTACAAACTCTTCGCACATTCCTTCGATATAATTCACTGTTCTAGGTCTCGAAGGATGTCGACAAATTTGTACTCTTTCCCAAGGGGTGAGATCGGAATAAATTTTTTCTTTTAATCTATCTAAACGCTTATCCAATTTTTGAATCTCTGAAGAAGAAAGCAGGCTGTTTTCTTTATTTTTTTCTTTAAACTCGGCGATCGTTTTTTCGTATTCGACAACCTGTTTTTCATGAGGAAGTAGTTCCACCGTAGCACGCTCCCTTCTTATAAAAAAGAGTTATTTTAATACAAACAATAATCAAAAACAACCAAAAACCAACTATTTGATTATAATGACCTTTGTTTCACGCAAACAATTTTAATTTCTCTTAAAAAGAAATCAAGCCTTTTCAAATAAAATGTTTATACTATTTTGTGTGTAGGGAAGATTGATCAAAAAATTACTTCCCCAAAACCGATCTTTGCCTTGTAAAGAAAAAATTTCCATATGCGGACTAGAAGATAAAATCCGAACAGTCTCTTTTTCTCCTTTAATCAATACATCATAGGCTGGGCCTTTATAAGAGTCTGGAGATCCTGTACGCAATTTTGGACCATTGCATACTTGACATTGCGATCCCTTACAAAAGATAGCAAAAAACGCATCCTGATTTTCCCTATCCAAAGAAGAAGCAACATGACACTTTTGCTCAGTAATGTCTATACAATAACATGAATTAGTGCTAAACAAAGCATCTTGCAAATAAGAAAAGCCTGTTCTCCTAGAAGAAGGCTGTGACAAAGCTCCTGCAAAAGATATTGATACTTCTTCGTCTTTTTCTTGACATGAGAACTCTTTCACTTGGCCGCATAAACCAAATCCCAAACATTCTCCTGGATCCCCAACGCAAGGACCATAGTTGAGAACCCCCACATCTCCTATCAAAAAAGCCCCCACTCCGCTCTTACAACCACTACCACTAACATAAGCAGAAAAAGAAGGCGTTCTGCGCATCCAAAAACCAAGAGACATATCTGTTAGCGTGAACTGATCTTCTATACGGGCTTCTTTTTGGCAAAATAACAATTTACTAACAGCTGTTTTTTCCTGGTTGGATCTAGAGCCTTCTTGACTCCACAATGAAGGGAAAATGTTTCTCTCATGAGAAAATAATGCGTGTTGAAAAGCTATCATTTTTTGAACTTGCTCGTAGCTTGTGTCATAAAACTCTGCAATACGAGACAACAACATAGCCATCTCAGCATGCTCCCCAGGATAAGGAAGGCCTCCCCATAAAAAACCTGCTCGACGAAATAATAAAGCCGCTCCAGACTGCGTCTGATGCATACAAAGGAACTGGTATCCTAAGTCTACCCCTTCTTCCAAAGCTGCCAGCAAATAAGCGGCACGAGCGATATCATGAATATGTAACAATGGATGATGTAGAAAACGCTGTATAACGGTTCTTCGCAGCTTCTTATCCTGGAAAGACTCTATGAAACTCTTACTTTGAATATCAAAATTCCTCTCAGAGAACGCCTCTAATACGTCCTCTAACCCTAACTGCGATTCTACTAGCATAGTTAATAAAAAGACGTCCAATGGCAAAAAATAATCTTGAGGAAATTTAGAGTCAAGCTTGCTTACGCTGAAGCCTGACTCTACGATCGAAAGCAAAGCCGGGAAAAGGGAAGAAGACTAAGAAGATTTTGTTGGTGTTTCAATCAAACGTTTCATTCTTTTGCCAGGAGTGAACTTCACAGCTCTTCTAGCAGGAATATGGATAGGTACTGCTGCATTTTTAGGGTTACGACCAACTTTTGGCTTTCTCTCTACAACTTGTAGAACTCCAAAGTCTCTAAACTCTAATCTATCCCCTTGAACTAGAGCATCTGTCATCTTATCTAAAAAATTTTGGATAACAGTTCTCACGTGGTTAGGATGTATTTTATGATCTTGAGATATCGTACTGATTAGTTTCTTCTTAGTCATCGTTGCCATGGTAGCTTGTTGCCTCCTAGTTAAAGTGGTAACCCTTGCGTCCCTAAATACCGCAATATATGCGTATAATATGCATTCATCCTTTGGATTCAAGACTTTTTTTATCTTTTCCATGAACGCACAAAATCTACCCACGAGTTGCACTCAACCGAAACCTTCTCTACTACGAATATCCTTTCGAGCACTTAAAGGTCTTGTTAAAGCCCTCCCTCCCCCGGATTATTTATGCACTTTTTTTGCTCCTGAGCTTACTGATACAGTCTTGTCAACTTGTCGATTCAAAATAAAAGCATGTATGCCTTCTGCAATACCTTTGGCTAAGTGCGAGCGATAACGAGCATCTAAAAGAGCGGCTCGCTCTTTAGAATTGGAAAGAAACCCTGTTTCCACAAGGACCGCAGGCATGGTTGTTTCTCGAATTACCGCGAAATTACCTTCTTTCACTTTACGTTCGCGTAAAGCTCCATTTTTTTGCATAAAAGCCAAGATCGACTTACCTAAGCTCTCTGATTTTCTAGTCCTTAATATGTTTTTATCATTATAAAAATAAATCTCAGTTCCTAAAGCAGATGTATTAGACGAGTGATTACAGTGGATACTAACAAAAACATCAGCCTTATTCTGATTTGCTATTGCAGCTCGCTTACTTAGATCGACATATACATCCGTAGCCCTTGTCATTATCGTCTTATACCCCATGCGACGCAAACATCCTTGCACGCTTAAAGCTATCGACAACGCCAAAGTTTTCTCTTTGTACCGTAATTCCTTATCTGCAGTTCCCTCGTCTTTACCGCCATGACCAGGATCTATGACTATAAGTTCATTCCTACTTACCTTAGGAATCCCCGCAGCATCAGCAAAACAACTAACTGGACTACTTAAAGTAAGCAGCAACAGCAATAATGTCAAATTAACAAAGGGCTGCCAAGGCTTCACACACAACCTCTCGATCATCAAAGACAATCGTCTGATGTTTGAAGATCTGATACCCCTCATGTCCCTTTCCTGCAACTAGTACAATATCTTTATCTGAAGCCATTGATATTGCTTTCTCTATGGCTAGCTTCCTATCGCTCTCAACAACATAATGATCAGTTGAGAAACCTTTACATATATCAGCAATAATCTGGTCTGGATCTTCTGTCCGAGGATTATCTGAAGTCACAAAAGAAAAACCGTAATGCTCAGATACTTTGGCCATAAGAGGACGCTTAACACGATCTCTATCTCCACCACACCCAAACACAATAATTAGCCGACCATCTTTAGGAAGGAGTTGTAATAAAATTCTACATACATTGTCCAATGCATCTGGAGTATGGGCATAATCAATATAAACAGGGAATGGTCCCAATAAAATCGGATCCAAACGTCCTTTAGGAGCTGATAAGAAACGAACATCGCGTACTAAATCAGCAAAGTCTCTGCCTAAAAATTGATGGACAACAGCTAAAGATGCTAAAACATTATATACATTATGTTCTCCTATCAAGGATGTCTCACAAGGGAAAACTTGCCCCTGATACCAAATGTCATAAGAAGATCCTGATGAATACAGCTTCAATCTATCTGCTCGATAATCAGCTTCTTGATGGATTGCATAGGAGACTGCTCTTGCCTGAGAACCATTTAAAAAGCTGGGCGCATACTCACAATCCAAATTGACAACAGCTATACCTTTCTCTGGCAAGGAAGCGAAAAACTGCTTTTTAGCTGCAATATATTCTTCAAGAGACCCATGAAAATCTAAATGATCTGAAGTAATGTTAGTTAAAACTCCAGCTAAGAACTCTGTTTCACGAACTCGACCAAGAGCCATCCCTATAGAAGATACTTCCATAACGGCTGCAGATAAGTTCTGCTTAACCATTTCAGCAAAATACTTCTGCAATAAAATCGCATCAGGAGTGGTAAAGCTATCAATAATCCTATTCTCACCTAAAATGTGCTCTATGGTTCCAATAAGACCAGTTCTTCTTCCTGAACGCTCCATAAGTTCTCTAACCAAACAGGAGACTGTTGTCTTCCCATTAGTTCCTGTAATTCCTATTACATCCAGATGCCTTGAAGGATTATTATAAAACCTTGCTGCCAAAGAGGCTTCCAATGCTATAGGATCTTCTGCGATAATCTGAACAACCGATAAAAAAGGATTGTATAGAGAAGAGAGAACTGCAATCGCTCCATTCGCAACAGCCTGAGAAGAATAGTCATTGCCATTGCAAAACTGCCCTTGTCGAGCGATGAAAATATCACCAACTCCAACACAACGAGAATCTCGAGTCAAATTTCTAACAGGAATAGACTCGACTTTCCCATAAATTTTAGCCGGAATATTCTGAAGAAGTTGGTCTAAATGCATACCAGATCCCTAAGACACGCACACAAGGGCTTCAAAAAGCTTTCTCAAATAGTTTACTATACACATATTCGTTGTCAAGCTTTGTCGACTAACTACGTCATCTGTCAGAGAAAGAGCAAAGACAAGAGAACTCGTCTTTTTACTCTTTCACAAAAAAAGTAACTCTTATATGGAGCAAAGAAATGTTTTGTTTGTGAGATGTAATTATGAAATTGCTCTTTTCTTTATTATTAGTTTCCTCTCCCGCTTTCCTTATGCCAGGCTGCACACTCATCCCAAAGCAACAGACCTCAACACATTCACTCATATCTAAATAAACTCACTATTTGCGATTCCATTCCTCATATAGCAGCTTTAATTGAGAAACTTCTTCACGATAGGTGTGTAGTTGCTCGTCTAATGGCACACCTAAATAAGGCAGCACTCGAGAAGCTATTCTCGAAAATACAGGAGCAGCACACCGTCCTCCCATATAGTTCTTAGTTCTGTCTTCTCTTACTCCATAAGCAGGATCGTCGATAGAAACAAGAATAACTAAAGGAACTGCAGTATCCGATAAAGCAGCTATAGGAGTAAGCCCGATAAATGAAGCAATGTGCCGTTTTTTATCATACTTCCCATCGACTAATTTTTCTGTTGTCCCTGTTTTCCCTGCACTAGAATATCCCTTAGTAGCAGCACGAATCCCCGTCCCTCCTAAACATGTTGTGAAACGCATAGCACGAACAACATCTGCAACTATTTTTTCAGAAAGAACTCGAATTTTCTTTGGGTTTGAAGACAGTATTTTTTCTTCTCCTGAAGGAGAAACAATCTTTCTAACCAAGGTTGGACGTATCAAAAACCCTCCATTACCAAAAACTGCATAAGCTTGAACCATCTGCATGCTTGTAGCCAGCAAATTGTATCCCATTGCCAAAGAATAAGGTGTCGATAAAGACCATTCGGGAGATCCGTTTTTATGGAAACGTTTTCGTGAAGGAACCAATCCTACAGCTTCTGCCGGCAATTCAATTCCAGTTCTTTTTCCAAAACCAAAATCTTGCAAACGCTGTTCGTACCAATCAGCACCTAACTTTTGTACTATACGATCTGCAAGTTGAGCCATATACACATTGGATGACTTTTGAATCGCCATGTACATATTTAAGTATCGATTACTGACAATGTCTTTTAGAGGCATTTTTTGCCGTCCTGGAAATACTCGTCTACTAACATCTAACGGTTCATAAGGATCAAAAAGATTTTCTCCAGCACGTTTTTGCATCTCTTCATTTGCTAATAAGGCAATAGCAACAGTTATGGGTTTCATAATAGAGCCCGGCTCAAACACATCGCTAACAGCCTTAACTTTTGTATCTTCTATGCGATCATTGCAGTTGAAGTATTCCCTATACTCTCTCGGATTAAAAAAGGGATATTGCGCTAAAGCTAAGATCTCTCCTGTATGTGAATTCAGTACAATAGCTCGCCCACTACGAGCTTTAGCTTCTAACACGCCTAGGGCTATCTCTTGTTCTGCAATCGTCTGTACATTGGCATCTATTGTTAGATAAATGTCGCTCCCATCCCTAGGGATTTTAGTCACCTTATCAACGTCTAAACGGTTTAAAGGAGAACGCAACAACTTGCGTTCTCCATTTTCCCCTTCTAACAAACGATTAAAATAAGCCTCTAAACCTCCTGTAGGGAATGCTTCTCCTGATTTTTCATCTTTTATCTCCCGAAGGGTATGCAAAACCTGTCCTAACAATTTCCCGAATGGATAAGAACGTTGATAATCACTAATAAAGAATAAGGCATTTGACGGAATTTTATGTTTAACTGCGTAAGGTTTCCACCAACTTAAAATCCGATCACGAATAGAAATATCTAGAGAAACGTACAGTTTGCGATAACGCGATTTTCTATCAAATTCACTACGGATACTCTGATAGTCCCCTTCGCCAACCATAACAACAACCATACGAGCAATCTCATCGCGATACTCTTCCGGAATAACGACAGCATCTAAGCATAAATGAAATTTAGTGACATCAATGGCTAACGGGTGAAATTGCTCTTTTTCGCCTTTACGCAGACTGGTATTAGCAAAAAAGGTTCCTCTTTGAAAAGGATCTTTAACGCGAAACTCGTGTTGATTCGCCGCCTCCACAGCCCACCGCTCTCCATCACAAATTTGAATTTTGTAATAACGAACTATTAAGAGCGCGTATAGAGACAAAACCCCAACAACGATCAGAGTTAATTGTCTACGGTGATTCATAAGCTAAAACACTGATTTTCTCTTCGCTAAGATACTCTAGATACTGGTATTCTGGAAGAAAAGCTATCTGCAACAAATGTTCAGGGCTTTCTAATTTCTCTAGTAAAAAACTAAGCGCAACATTTTCTTGTTCTATCTGACGCAATTGAGCCCATAAACAAGGGATTTCTAAACGAAGTTTTGTAAGATCATTCTGTTTATCTATATACCGATAAAGAGCGCAACACAAAAGACTTAAACAGACAAGTAGTCGCGAAAACCGATACCTATTCATTACTTATCTTCAAAACTCTTTTCAAAACAACGCAACTTAGCTGAACGTGATCGAGGATTCATCCTAGTTTCTTCATAAGAGGGCATTATCACTTTTTTAGTCAATATCTTACCAAGCCCCCTAGCCTCAGCTTCTCTAAAAGCCCACTTAACAGGACGATCATCTAAACTACAAAAAGAAATAACAGCTAAACGCCCACCAGGACGTAACCAACGGAAAGCAGAGTCTAACAAAACTTTTAATTGAGCCCCTTCCTGATTAACATAAATGCGCAGAGCTTGGAATATCAATGTTAGTGGATGAATTTTCTTTCGCAATCGGTAGGAAGGAAAGACTCCAGACGTAGCATCTTTTAGATCTTTAACGGTCAAAATCTTTTTCTTTTTTCTAAAATGCACTACAGCTGCCGCAGCGCTCCTCCAAAGAGGCTCTTCTCCGTAGTTACGAAAAATTTCTCCAATCTCTTCTTCCCTTAAAGAATTAAGCACTTCACTTGCAGTCATTCCTCGAGAAGTATCCATTCGCATATCCAAAGGATGATCTTCTCCTTGAAAACTAAATCCACGTTCAAGGTTGTTTAACTGCATAGAGGATACTCCTAGATCAGCAAGCACTCCATCATACGTCCCATCAGAAGTCAGTGTATCCACTTCTTCAAAAGAAGCATGTCGCAAGCGCACGCGATCCTTAAAAGGAAGTAATCTATTTTCGGATAACGCCAGCGCAGACAGATCTCTATCCGACCCGTCATACCGTTCTATCGAAGGAAATTCGGTTAAAAAAGCTTCTGCATGACCACCTGCACCAACAGTCACATCACAAAAGACTACTGGATTACGATCGCGGAATAATGAAAGACTCTCTTTTACTAAAACAGGAATATGAGGAATTGAATCGGTCACGGGGAACCTTCTGCATAAAAGTTATTATCCATCCACTACTACAATAAGCCGCTTAGCTGCGAAAGTACAGCTTTCAAAAAATTCCCTTGTAGCTAAAGCAGAAGGTTGCAGTGTATCGCATGTTTAGTTAAAAGCACAGCTCTTCAATACACCTCAAACAGCAACTTATTACATCTAATACCTTAAAAACCTTTGCTTTACGTTCTCCCCTCTACCATACTTGACTTTTTCCCTCCCACGATTATGATTGAGATTGTGAGCCTCTCAAGGGAAACTTATGGTCGAAATTTTTAACTATAGTACCTCGGTATACGAGAAACACAGCTCTACGAACAAGCTTGTTAATGACTTCCGTAAAGAAATCCAAATGGAAGGCGCAGCGATTCGGGACATAGCTAAGCATGCTCAAATCTTAGATATGACACCCAAGCCTTCTGCGTTATCAACGCTCATGCAAACAAATAAAAAAACTTGCTGGGCGTCCTTTTCTCCTCCAACCAATTTTCATAAACAACGATTCTCCACTCCTTACTTAGTACCATCTCTCGGCTCTCCTGATAAACAAGACCAAGACATGGAAAAAATCTCTTCCTATTTAAAAGTTCTAACTAGAGGTAAATTTTCTTACCGCTCAACAGCTGACACGCTTTCACGAAAAAATAAACGCTCCTCTGATCAAAAGAGAAATGGACAACATTTTGAGCAGGAAGAGCTTGAAGTAGAAGAGGAAGTCTTAGTACGAGAAGGCACAGTATTGCTTAGAGCATTGGATCAAGGAATCAAGAGTTCTAATCTCCTTATCGATTATGTTATTTCTCGTATTTTTCAATTCGTACAAGGTTAAGCGTATATGTTAGATAATGAGTGGAAAGCAATTTTAGGATGGGGAGACGAAGAACTCGAAGAGCTCCGCATTTCTGGATATTCGTTCCTTCGTCAAGGGCATTATCAGAAAGCTATTCTTTTTTTTGAAGCTCTCGTTATCTTAGACCCTCTAAGTGTATATGATTTCCAAACACTAGGAGGACTCTATTTGCAGATTAGCGAAAATACCAAAGCTCTTTATGTCTTGGATCAAGCTTTACGTATGCAAGGAGATCACCTCCCTACCCTGCTCAATAAAACTAAAGCTCTATTCTGTCTCGGACGCATAGAAGAAGCATCAGCGATAGCTTCCTACTTAACGTCGTGTCCAGATCCTATCATTGCAGACGATGCCGAAGCATTACTACTTAGTTATGTAAAACCCCCCTTGGTTGCTGTTCGATAATGCATTTCATCCTGGGGAGAAGCAAAAAGTCTCTTCTTGAGAGATTCTCCTTCTATTATTGAGTATTAATAATTTTTGTTTCTGATTTCAGGAAAAATTAATAGAAAAACTTCTTGTCCTTAAGCGTATTTTTGAACGAAATGTATTGATTGCTTATCAATAGCGATGCTACATTTGCGATTTTCTCCAGGAGGAGGGTGCATTACCGAATCCTTAATTCCTCAAGCGATAAAGAGAACGCGATGTTAACTTGCAATGATTGCAGCACGTGGGAGCAGTTCGTTAATTATATTAAAACCCGCTGCTCTAAAACAGCCTTTGAAAACTGGATTGCTCCTATCCAAGTACTAGAAGAATCTAGCGAAAAAATTCGATTAGAAATTCCCAACATATTTGTTCAAAGTTACCTCTTGGACAACTATAAAAAAGATCTTTGCTCCTTTGTGCCTCTCGATGCCGAAGGAAATCCTGCCTTAGAATTCGTTGTTGCAGAGATCAAACGCTCTTCTCCTTTAGTAACTCCGTCTATCGCTAAGCCTGCTACAGAAGTTTCTGAAGAGAATAAAGATTTTCAGCTTAAGCTTAATGGAGCTTATCGTTTCGATAATTTCATTGAAGGTCCATCCAACCAATTTGTAAAATCGGCAGCTCTAGGAATTGCTGCTCGTCCAGGAAGATCGTATAATCCTCTATTTATTCATGGTGGAGTCGGATTAGGTAAGACGCATTTGCTTCATGCTGTAGGACATTATGTTCGCGAACATCATAAAAATCTCCGCATACACTGTATTACAACCGAGGCTTTTATTAATGACTTGGTTCATCATTTACGTGTAAAATCTATCGATAAAATGAAAAACTTTTATCGATCGTTAGATTTACTTCTCGTCGACGATATCCAGTTTTTGCAAAACCGCCAAAATTTTGAAGAGGAATTCTGCAACACCTTCGAAACTCTGATCCACTTGTCCAAACAGATTGTTGTAACTAGTGACAAGCCTCCAGGACAACTTAAATTATCAGAACGGATCATTGCTAGAATGGAGTGGGGGCTTGTTGCTCACGTTGGAGTTCCTGATTTAGAAACTCGAGTTGCTATTTTACAGCATAAAGCTGAACAAAAAGGATTAAATATTCCTAATGAAATAGCTTTTTATATAGCAGATCATGTTTACGGAAATGTCCGTCAACTTGAGGGTGCAATTAATAAACTCACAGCATACTGTCTCTTATTTAATAAGCCTCTAACAGAAACAACTGTCCGAGATACTTTAAAAGAGCTTTTCCGCGCACCTTCTAAACAAAAAGTTTCTGTCGAAAGTATTT carries:
- the dnaA gene encoding chromosomal replication initiator protein DnaA — protein: MLTCNDCSTWEQFVNYIKTRCSKTAFENWIAPIQVLEESSEKIRLEIPNIFVQSYLLDNYKKDLCSFVPLDAEGNPALEFVVAEIKRSSPLVTPSIAKPATEVSEENKDFQLKLNGAYRFDNFIEGPSNQFVKSAALGIAARPGRSYNPLFIHGGVGLGKTHLLHAVGHYVREHHKNLRIHCITTEAFINDLVHHLRVKSIDKMKNFYRSLDLLLVDDIQFLQNRQNFEEEFCNTFETLIHLSKQIVVTSDKPPGQLKLSERIIARMEWGLVAHVGVPDLETRVAILQHKAEQKGLNIPNEIAFYIADHVYGNVRQLEGAINKLTAYCLLFNKPLTETTVRDTLKELFRAPSKQKVSVESILKSVATVFQVKIQDLKGSSRAKNVPLARQVAMYLAKTLITDSLVAIGAAFGKTHSTVLYACKTIEQKIEKDALLKNQISLCKNNIAIDSPQHFV